The window GTTGGCGGTGCCAGGGTCGGTCGTCTGTCCCCACCACACGTCGATCCGGCCCTCCGCGGTCTTGCCCCACAGCGTCGGGTGGCCGGATCCGGTGAGGTCACCGTCGGAGCCCAGGACCGGCCAGCCGTCCACCGGCACCGCGCCGATCTTCGCGGTGGTCGCGATCTGGGTCAGCGTCGGCACCGTCAGGGGTGCACCGTTGTCATCGAGGACCGGCTGGCCCTGGTCGTTGGTGGCGACCACCGTACCGGTGGTGAGGGTGTAGGCGAACAGGTCGCCCTGTGCCCCGTCGGCGGCCGTCCGCAGGTTGCGCGCCCACAGGCCGGGGTGGCCCTGCTTCGCCCAGTCGCCGGGGGTGATGAGCTCCTTGTCCTTCCACCCGGAGGCTGCCAGCCGGACCGGCTTGCCGAGGGTGTTTGTCCCGGTGGCGGGGTAGAACCAGAGCGCGGCGTCCGCCCCGTTGTCGGTGCTCTCGACGGTGAGCAGGCCCGTCCTGTTCCTGAACTTCAGGCCGGCGTCGAGGTCGGTGTGCACCGGGTCCCCCAGAGCGGCTATCCGCAGGGTGGTGGACCAGTTCGCGGCGTTGTAGCCGGCCGCCGTGTACCAGGCGCAGGTCTCCGTCGCCGTCACCACGCACTGCGGTTTGGTGAGTTTGGCCTTCGAGTTGATCCGTCCGACGACGTTGTCGTTGTTGGGGTTGCCGTAGACCCAGAGGTTGGTGTCCCCGGGAGCGTGGGCGATGACGTCGTCCACGTTGTGCCCACCGGTCAGGGTGCCCCGGTGGGTGAGCTGGATGTTGTTCCAGCCCTGCCCCGTCGGCGAGTCCGCCGCCGTGGCGGCGACCGCCACGGCCGGACTGGTGGCGTGGGGGTTCCCGGGCGCGTTGTAGGTGCGCAGGTAGCCGGACTGATCCGGGGTGAGGATGTCCGGTGCGCTGTCACCGGTGAGGTCGCCGAAGGCCGGCGGAGGTCCGTCCGGATTCCACGGGACGTAGAAGGCGTACTGGGCGATCGGCGACACGTTGCTCGCGTTGTCCATCACCTGGAGGTAGAGGATGTTGGTCCCCCAGTGCGTCGGAAGGACGCCGATGCCGCCCTGGGGGAACGAGGCGCCGCAGGACCAGCTCGCGCCCGCCAGCTGTGGGTTCCACGACCAGCGGGCACAGACCAGACCGGAGGGGGAACCGCCGTTCGGCGCCGCGTCGGCCGCGGTGAACGGGACGACGCCCCACTCACCGGAGCGCTTCTTGGAGACCTGGCCGTTGCCGGAGGGCGGGAACTGGTTCGCCAGGTCGGCCTCGGACAGCTGGCTGTAGACGTTCGGGACGCTCAGCGTCGGCGGCGTGAGGTCGATGCCGAACCGGCACGTGGGCGTCGACTCGGACTTCGCGTCGATCAGGGTGTCGTAGGACTGGGCGCCCCACCCGTAGACGTGGCCGTCCGTGAGCACGGCGGGCGGCACCGGGAAGCCGGCGACCCCTCCGTTGGGGACCTCCTCCGAGTTGCCGCTCGCCACGTCCGGCGCGCCGGGCAGTGAGTAGTCCCAGATGTGGGTCCAGGACCTGAGCGTGTTCTGTATCGGGCTGTGCACGTTGACGTTCAGCGAGACATTGCCGTTGAACCCGGCCGAGGAGTTCATCCAGCCCAGGGAGGAGCCGTCGCAGCCCTGGTTGGTGGTCCGGGGATCGGCGGTGCTGGGGGCCGGCCAGGCGTTCGGATTGGTGGGGGTCTCGGGGTAGCGGTCGTACTCGACCACGACGACCGGCCGGTAGTCCATCCGCTTGAACGCGAGCTTGTTCTGCTCGTCCCGGGCGAAGAGGCCGAAGGTCAGCGAGTCCCGCGACGGTGCGTAGTTCTGGTAGGCGGAGGTGACGTCGTAGTCGAACTGGAGGTTGTCGTGGCAGCCGTTGCCGCCGGATCCGGCCACGTCGGCGGAGCCGACCCGGTCGCCGACGACCGCCGGGGGGTTGGACCAGGTGGTCCCGTTGTCGATCCCCCCGGTCAGGTACAGGTCCACCGGGTACTTGTTGGTGCAGGAGTGGTCGGCGGACTCGTACTCCCAGACCGACATGGTCGCCCGGTGGATGTAGATGTCGTTGTACCAACGGGTATCGAACTGGAAGTAGGAGCGTTCGACACCCTTGACGGTCTGGTACCCCTGGTAGCCCACGCCGGGGTGGTCGTACGCCTGGCCGGTGGCAGTCGTCTTCAGGTAGTTGGAGTCATAGGGATGGCCCGACTGCGTCCACGTCCAGGCGTTTCCCTCGCGCCGGTCGTACTGCCAGACCGGGTCGATGAACCAAGGGCCCTGGCCCTGGCCGAGGACGGACCGGTCGGGGACCACCTCGATGCCGTCCGCGGTGGCGGTGGTGGCCATGGTGGCGACCTTCGCGTCGACGCCCGGTCCGTCCGCGGTGCTCGTCCGGGGCGACTTTCCAGGTGTGCCGGAATCCGCGCCGTCCACGCCTGCGGCGGCCCGCGCGGACTTGCCGGCCGGGGGAGCGGCCGCGGTGGAGCTGTCCCAGATCCGGGGAGCCGGAGCATGCCAGGCGACGGTTCCGTCCGTCGCGCTCGCGGTGAGGTTGTTGGCCGCGTCGGCCTTCACCGTCACGCCCTTGGTGGTGGTGCCGAAGCGGACCTTCTGGAGCTTCGGGTCGGCCGCCGCCTCGGGGGTCTTGACGATGAGGACGGTGCTGAGACCGCCGGTGGCGGACGCGGTCACTTTCAGGTCGACGCCGGGGGCGACCTCCGGGTAGACGAGGCCGTCGCCGTCCTCGTCCACGGTGGGTGTGGTGAGCGGGAACGGCGACTGGATGGCGAGCGTCTCTCCCGCCGGGCTGCTCAGCGTGCCGAGCGGTCCGGGGCCGCCGCCCGAGAGATGGACGCCGGACGCCGCGACCCTGGGCCGGTACCCGCCCGCCGGGTCGGCGACGAGGGTCGCGTCGAGCTTGGCCCAGGTGCCGTCCGGCTGCTTCGCCCGCTGCTGGTCGGCGTGCTGGCTGCGGGAGAGGTGTCCCTGCGGGGTGGCGACGGTCTCGCTGAACGCATCGGTCAGCTCCGGCACCGGGACGGGCTTTCCGGTCGCCTTGGCGCGGGCGGCCGCTCTGTCGGCGGCAGCGGACACGGTCTTCTCGTCGGCCCGCTTGGCGTCGGCCTCGGCCATGATCGCGGAGAGGCCGGGCGAGGAGCTGGTGGGCGGGGCCGGTGTCGGCGCGGAGGCCGGTGCGGCGAAGGCGACCGGTGCCACTGAGGTCAGGGCGAGGAGAAGGCCGACGGCAGCGGCGACGGACCGCCGGGACGAGTGGTCGGAAGAGCGCGCGCCGGAGCGAGCTCCGGGCGGAGCGGCAGGCATGGTGAGTCCCCCACGGAAGTGTCGGATCAGCTGCGCGTGGAAGATCTGTGAAGCTCACGCGCAGAGGCTGCTAGCAAGCTGTCGCAGAGGGTGACGGTTCGTCAACCGATTATTCGTACGGGTGTCCGATTTGCAGAGTGGCTCCCGATTACTCATCGTGTGAGGTCAGTCACTCAGGTGATAGGTCGACAATTTGCTCGACCGGAGGGCAGTCGAGGGCCTAGCCTCCGCCACAGTCATCCATCCGTACCCGATGCGTGGTGCGGTTGAGCCTGTGGGGGGTCGAGGTGTCAGTTCGTCATGTCCGTTTCTCCTGGCTGATCGGGAGGGGGAGTCCGTCACCGGGGAGGCGGAAATCCCGGGTGGCCCTGGTGAGTTCGCTGGCGATCCTGGGTGCCCTGGTTTCGCCGATGGCGCCGGCACTCGCCGCGCCGTCGGCGGACGGGAACAAGGACCGGATCTGGTCGCCGCCGAACACCCCGCTGCCGAAGACGGCATCGGTGCCCGGCAGGGCCGAGAAGCCCAAGGTGGTGCCGCCGGCCACCGGTTCGCCGAACTGGGTCCCGCCGAAGGCGCCGCCGCCGGCTCCGCACGGTGCCGCACTGGCGACACTGGATACGGCTCCGCCCGCGGGTTCTGTCACGACGCGTACGGATGCGGGCGGTGCCGAGGTCCGCGAGCCCGCCGCCGGCGCGTCCCGGCAGGCGGGCGACCTGCCGGTCTGGCTCGCGCCGCTGGCCCCGGACGTGGCCGCGACGAAGGGCGCGGAGAGCGCTGCCGCCGGTGACACGGCGGCGACCGCGACGTCCGTTCGCGTGGACGTGGCGGAGGCCAAGGCGGCCGACGGGCTCGGCGTGCAGGGCACCCTGCTGGCCCTCTCCCGCAGCGGGCGGGCCGAGGCGGCCAAGGTCCGCGTGGAGCTCGACCTCGGCGGCGTCGGATTCGGCGGTGACTTCGCCGAGCGGGCGCGCCTCGTCGCGCTGCCGGCCTGTGCGCTGACCACACCCGAGGTGCCGAGCTGCCTGGTTCGCACCCCGGTGCCGTCCCACTACGACACGCAGGCCAAGCGGCTGATCGCGGACGTCGAACTGCCGGCAGTGGAGGGATCACTGACGGCGCAGGAGCAGAGTGCGGCGAAGTCCGCCGCACCGGCGACGTCGGCAGCGATGGCACCGACGGTCCTGGCGACCGAGGCCGCACCCTCCAGTGGCACGGGTACCTACAGCGCGACCTCGCTCTCGTCGAGCCAGGCGTGGACGGCCGGAAGCTCCTCGGGCTCGTTCAGCTACAGCTACCCGATCCAGTCGCCGCCGACCCTCGGCGGAGCGGCACCTCAGCTCGCGCTCGGCTACGACTCCGCCTCGGTGGACGGCCGGACGGCCTCCACCAACTCCCAGGCCTCGTGGATCGGTGACGGCTGGGACCTCAGCTCCGGGTTCGTGGAGCGCTCCTACAAGGCGTGTGCCAAGGCCGGGATCGCGGGATCCGGCGACCAGTGCTGGGGCGGCGCCAATCTCACGCTGTCGCTCGGCGGCCACTCCGGTGAACTCGTCCCGCACGACGCCTCGTGCGTGAACACGGACGCCCGGTTCGAGCAGTCCAAGTGCAAATGGCGGCTGAAGAACGACGACGGCACCAAGGTCGAGTTCCTCACCGGCGCCGCCAACGGCACCTGGAACGAGTCGTACCTGAAGGTCACCGACACCTCGGGCACGGTCTACTACTTCGGCCTCAACCAGGTGCCCACCGCAGCGGGCGCGCCGAGCCGGACCGGGCCGGAGAGCAAGTCGGCCTGGACGGTGCCGGTCTACTCGCCGAACGCCGGTGACCCCTGCTACGACTCGGCCAAGGGCAAGGGCTCCTGGTGCCAGATGGCGTGGCGCTGGAACCTCGACTACGTCGTCGACACGCACCACAACCTGACCACCTACACCTACGCACCCGAGACCAACTGGTACGCGCGAGGTGGCGGTCAGAACCCGGGCGCGGGGGTGAACACCCAGTACACCCGTGGCGGCACGCTCGCCTCGATCGGCTACGGCCAGCTGGATGCGGACCAGATCGCCGCCGGCGGCAGTTACCTGCCCGCTTCGAAGATCGAGTTCGAGACGGGGGAGCGGTGCCTCGGCGCTTCCTGCGACCCGTCGCAGCGCACCTCGGCGAACGCCACCAACTGGCCGGACGTCCCGCTGGACAAGCAGTGCGCCCAGTCGGGAGTCTGCTCCAACTCCGGTCCGAGCTACTGGTCTACCAAGTGGCTCAACACGATCACCACCAAGGTCCGTTCCGGCGGTTCGTACCGTCCGGTGGACAGCTACCAGCTCGCCCACAGCTTCATGAAGCCGCAGAACTCGACCGAGGACACCGCGATCCCGTGGCTGGCGTCGGTCCGCCGGGTCGGCAAGGACACGTTCAACAGTCCTGAGGAGAAGGGCCTCCCGGAGGTCACCTTCGCCAGCGCGTTGCTGCCCAACCGCGTCGACGGCCTCGTCCCGGCGCGCCCGCGGTACAACCGTCCGCGCATCGAGGTCATCACCACCGAGACCGGCGGCACCATCTCCGTCAAGTACGCGCTCGACTCGTGCTCGCGCACCGCCGGCCGGATGCCGGCGTCCGCCGACAGCAACACGATGAGCTGCTACAACGTGAAGTGGTACGACACCGGCATCAAGGCGACCGCCGATGACTGGTTCCTGCGCTACCCGGTCGAGACCGTCACCGTGGACCCGAACGGCAACCTCGTCCAGGGCTCGGTCCCGAAGACCACCAGCTACACGTACGGCAAGGCCGCGTGGCACCGCAACGACGGCGCCCTGGTCGACTCCGACTACCGGACGTGGGACCAGTTCCGCGGTTACGCCAGCGTGACCGCCGTGACGGGCTCCGGTACGGACGGCGCCAAGTCGAAGTCCGCCACGTTCTACTACCAGGGCATGGACAACGACCTCAAGGCGAACGGCTCGCCGAAGACCGCGAGTGTGGCCGGTCCGAGGAGCGGTGCCCAGGCCGACAAGGACTGGCTCGCTGGCCGGGTGCTGGAGTCGGACAGCTACACCGACGCCGACGCCGCGGATCCCGTCGGCTACACGGTGAACACCAGCTCCGGAGAGGCCTCGACCGCCACGCACAAGCGCACCGGCCTGCCGGACCTGGAGGCCCGCTACGCGGCCACCACGTCGACCGCCGTCAGTACGGTGAAGACCACCGGTGGCACCCGCACCACCTCCACGGTGACCAAGACCGACAAGGACCACAACAACCGGGTCAAGTCCTCGCTCAGCACGGCCGACGGGACCCCTGACATCTGCACCCGCACCGATTATGCGGTCGCGAGCGACCCGCAGATGACGGGGCTGGTCGCGGAGGTGCTGACCATCTCCGGCGCCGATGCCTGTGCCGCCACGGCGACCGCGGCCAACACGGTCTCCGGTACCCGCGCCTTCTACGACGGCGCTGCCTACAAGGTGGCGGGCGACAAGGGCGAGGCCACCGGCAGCCAGGTGCTCGACCGCTATGACGGCTCGGGTACGGCCCAGTACGTGACCAGTGGTGCCAGCACCTACGACGCGTACGGCCGCGTGGCCACCGT of the Kitasatospora sp. NBC_01246 genome contains:
- a CDS encoding LamG-like jellyroll fold domain-containing protein; amino-acid sequence: MAPVAFAAPASAPTPAPPTSSSPGLSAIMAEADAKRADEKTVSAAADRAAARAKATGKPVPVPELTDAFSETVATPQGHLSRSQHADQQRAKQPDGTWAKLDATLVADPAGGYRPRVAASGVHLSGGGPGPLGTLSSPAGETLAIQSPFPLTTPTVDEDGDGLVYPEVAPGVDLKVTASATGGLSTVLIVKTPEAAADPKLQKVRFGTTTKGVTVKADAANNLTASATDGTVAWHAPAPRIWDSSTAAAPPAGKSARAAAGVDGADSGTPGKSPRTSTADGPGVDAKVATMATTATADGIEVVPDRSVLGQGQGPWFIDPVWQYDRREGNAWTWTQSGHPYDSNYLKTTATGQAYDHPGVGYQGYQTVKGVERSYFQFDTRWYNDIYIHRATMSVWEYESADHSCTNKYPVDLYLTGGIDNGTTWSNPPAVVGDRVGSADVAGSGGNGCHDNLQFDYDVTSAYQNYAPSRDSLTFGLFARDEQNKLAFKRMDYRPVVVVEYDRYPETPTNPNAWPAPSTADPRTTNQGCDGSSLGWMNSSAGFNGNVSLNVNVHSPIQNTLRSWTHIWDYSLPGAPDVASGNSEEVPNGGVAGFPVPPAVLTDGHVYGWGAQSYDTLIDAKSESTPTCRFGIDLTPPTLSVPNVYSQLSEADLANQFPPSGNGQVSKKRSGEWGVVPFTAADAAPNGGSPSGLVCARWSWNPQLAGASWSCGASFPQGGIGVLPTHWGTNILYLQVMDNASNVSPIAQYAFYVPWNPDGPPPAFGDLTGDSAPDILTPDQSGYLRTYNAPGNPHATSPAVAVAATAADSPTGQGWNNIQLTHRGTLTGGHNVDDVIAHAPGDTNLWVYGNPNNDNVVGRINSKAKLTKPQCVVTATETCAWYTAAGYNAANWSTTLRIAALGDPVHTDLDAGLKFRNRTGLLTVESTDNGADAALWFYPATGTNTLGKPVRLAASGWKDKELITPGDWAKQGHPGLWARNLRTAADGAQGDLFAYTLTTGTVVATNDQGQPVLDDNGAPLTVPTLTQIATTAKIGAVPVDGWPVLGSDGDLTGSGHPTLWGKTAEGRIDVWWGQTTDPGTANAGFAWQVGPETIGDTGVNPLWWALDGRSGGDTGDTNALYPKENIARTTDHNGAANKATAFDGTKVYRSTAPVGPTTEKPGLDTTQSYTVAAWAKLDNTNDYQTVVSLAGQDRSPFYLQYSAQFGKWAFVFPESDNYHTGTYYAVVDDGARPSPLTGVWTHLVGTYNAGTGVATLFVNGRAAGSANIPGVWKTNGTVNIGGDVTSRYPGPSDRLSGAISDVRLYPYALTDQQVNALATTAASVQIHSAYSPGKCVDNWGGGLGAYAAVHDCYNGDNQHFTLTEKNQLKVPGTDRCLGTKDKPAHWGSNVTVQPCGDPTTQTWVRQYDGSLYNPDSATCLELPGWNTGNGAALGVWQCNGAPNQRWYFEAQTR